From Hyla sarda isolate aHylSar1 chromosome 12, aHylSar1.hap1, whole genome shotgun sequence:
TTAATTCGTATGTCTTTGATATTTAGGATTTATTATTACTTTGTAACTAATTTGTACTTAATTAAGGTTATTGCTATTTAAGAGGTAGGATTGGAGAGAGACCCAAGGGTCAGAGGAAGTGCGCCTCGCTGCATAAAACCGCCAGAGCCCTTTCTAGCCACATtcttgaccatgtgacctaatagATGCCTGGTTTTGATCATTTTGGTGGTGACTGCCGCACAGTTCAGGCTGGTGGAGGAGGTGTAATGGTGGTGGGAATGTTTTCCTGGTGCACTCCATCTGTGGATGGATGTTTGGACAGTAGGACTTATTAGGTTCATCCCTTCATGGCAGACTGTCAGCAGGACAATGCACCGTCTACAAGGGCCTTATAGTCAAGATTGATTCTGGGAACATGACAGTAGGTTTTCCTTGCTTCCCTGGCTTCCACAGTCTCAAGATTTTATTGATATAGACTAGATCATATGTAGGACAAGGTAAAAGGGGCTGTTGCTCTGGACCTCCATGAAATGTGCAGCACCAGCAGAAGAAACGATTCAACACTTGATGGAGTCTATGCCACAAAATATTGCTGTGGTTTTGAAGGCTGAACAAGGTCCAATACtagatgggggggtgggggtggggtctctaattaaccccttaaggaccaggggtttttctgtttgtgcattttagttttttcctccttacctttaaaaaaaatcataactctttcaattttgtaccttaaaatccatatgatgacttattttttgcgccaccaattctactttgtaatgacgtcagtcattttacccaaaaatctacggcgaaacggaaaaaaaaaatcattgtgcgacaaaattgaaaaaacaaaaaaccaccattttgttacttttgggggcttccgtttctacacagtacacatgacaccttatctttattctgtaggtccatacggttaaaatgataccctacttatataggtttgattttgtcgtacttctggaaaaaatcataactacatgtaggaaaatttatacgtttaaaattgtcatcttctgacccctataacttttttatttttctgcgtatggggcagtttgagggctcattttttgcgccgtgatctgtgatccatttttgtattgataggacttattgattgctttttttttttcatgatataaaaagtgaccaaaaattcactatttgggactttggaatttttttgcccgtacgccattgaccatgtggtttaattaatgatatatttttataattcggacatttctgcacgcggccataccacatatgtttatttttatgtacactgttttttttttttttatgggaaaaggagggtgattcaaacttttattagggaaggggttaaatgatctttattcactttttttttttgcaatgttctagctcccataggggcctataacactgcaaacactgatcttttacattgatcaatggtttctcataggaaaccattgatcgatgattttgccacttgattgctcatgcctggatctcaggcactgagcagtcattcggcgatcggacaccaggaggcaaggtaagggtccctgctgtctcacagctgttcgggatgccgcgattttgccgtggacatcctgaacagcccccctgagctaaccggcaatgatttactttcacttttgatgtggcattcaactttgaatgtcaagtctaaagggttaatagcgccacgcgctattagccacgggtcccggccattgttagaggccgggtgcgacccgctatgacgcggggccacgccgtggccctgcgttatagaatgggagcggactcatgacgtaccggtacgtcacggGTCCTTATCAGGTTAAGTGCCCATTTGGTGGTTATTGTGCAATCTCTTGCACCATCCACTATCTTGTTTCTATTAGGGCATGTTCTTTATGCCCTAAGATTTGCAATtttccattttgtttttttttaagtacagaAATAAAAACAGAAATAACCAATTCAAATCACTGTATCTTTTACAGGAAACCTTAGCGACGTTAAAAAACTGGGTAAAAGAGCTACGTCAGCATGGACCCCCTAACATAGTGGTGGCAATAGCCGGGAACAAATGTGACCTGAATGATGTCAGGTAAGTCACAGTGAGATTTAGAGGACACAGTAGATGTCAATCATAACCTCTGAGATCATTGGCCACGGCTTTTATTCTGCACTTGACAAATGGAAGTGGATTGATTGTTCCTATGTCAGTAAGGCCGGgcacacacatgtgatgtcaaaCTAAACTAACACATTGGTCTGTTTCCATCTTTAaagtagagttaaaggggtactctgcccctagacatcttataaaatgtcagatcgccgaggtcccgcttctggggacccccgggatctcagctgcggcaccccgctatcattactgcttagagcagactcgctccgtgcgtaatgaccagcaatacaggggccggagcatcgtgacgtcacggcctgcccccttaatgcaagtctatgtgagggggcttcacgccacgccccctcccatagacttgtattgagggggtgggtcgtgacgtcacgagggggcggagccgtgacgtaacgatgctccggcccctgtattgtccgtcattacgcacggagcgagtctactctgtgcagtaatgatagcggggtgccgcagctgagatcccgggggtccccagcagcaggaccccggcgatctgacattttatcccctatcctttggataggggataagatgtctaggggcggagtacccctttaacagtggcaGCAACCAAATTtattcttctatttttttttttttttttttagagaagtgCTGGAAAAAGATGCCAAGGATTATGCTGACTCTATCAATGCTGTGTTTGTGGAGACAAGTGCTAAGAACGCCATCAACATCAATGAGCTCTTCCTAGAAATTAGTAAGTAGCTTAAGTGAACGGATGGGTTCTCAGTATAGATATGCATATTATTCCTCTGTATGGTGGTGTTGGAACTATATGCAGAATTTATCACAATGTGAACCCTCTCCTATTATCTATGGGCACAGAAACTTGCTTTGCAGCAAGATACATTaagaatgttattattattatttttattttttttgcagtgtcattATAGCATTGTCCATATAGTAAAAGAAACCGGTGGCGCTATCATGTAAAATGTAGGTACAAAAAATCTGACAATTATATGAGGTTCCATAGGAGACGCTGAATGAATAAACACTTGGATTGTGCTGGTTATATGAGACATAATTATCATAAGATGTGTGCAAAGTTGAACAAAAGCCGCACTCACCCGCTGCATCGTGCTGAAGTTCGATGCTTTATTTCATAGCATATCCATAAAAAACAGGCTAGGATGTGGACGGAATCTAAGACAACATGTTTCACGCAATTAAGCGCTTTCATAGCATAGCCATAAAAAACAGCCTGGGATGTGGATGGAGGCTAAGACAACATGTTTCACGCAATTAAGCACTTTCATAGCATAACCATAAAAAACTGTCTGGGATGTGGATGGAGGCTAAGACAACATGTTTCACGCAATTAAGGGCTTTCTCAAGTCGTAAGACTTGAGAAAGTGCTTAATTGCGTGAAACATGTTGTCTCAGCCTCCGTCCACATCCCAGCTTGTTTTTTATGGATATGCTATGAAATAAAGCATCGAACTTCAGCACGATGCAGCTGGTGAGTGTGGATTTTGTTCAACTTTCAACATATCTTGTGATCATTATAGCATTGTTATTTCGTTGTACTTTACTAAAATCTGCTTAGTATGTCACCTGCCTTGGTTCCTCTCTGAAAACTAAGAGATCCAGTATCACTTTCCAGGTTAATCCAGAGATTACTATCACAGCACTGAGGTCCCTGGAATGAAGAAATATCAGTATTGATCCTTTTTCTTACCCCTTTAGGTAGACGAATACCCTCCAGTAACACCTGCGCCACAGCTGGGAGGGGATTCAAGCTTCGAAGACAATCCTCAGAGACTgatcatagatgctgttgaccaCACGTGTATGAACTGGTAGACAGGACTGTATGGTCGGGGAGCCTCCACCGGACTGATCACCACTATGCACACAGTGTGTACGCTTCCTCCGCTACAAGCTTTGCACAGACGATATCTACTTTAAAGGGAAAATGTTGCGCATACACCGTCCTTCTTATACTTTATTAGGTGTATTATTGCATAATACTCCTAGGCGTATACAGAATCTGTGTTCTTACCCTCTTCTTCAATTTTAACAATTTAACCCATGGTTTCCATGTATATCCTTTAGAAGGACATTGAGCTCCAATGGATTAGGAGATAATTACGGCCCGATAGTTCATCCGAATCTCTTAGGTCCGTTTATATAGGATATCTTTATAGAGGTGATTTGCATCTTATTTAATTTTCCTCCTCTCCGtttgtaagatctctgcttgctgttagtGAATGGCAACATTCACTGTTTACATCTAGAGACCGGAATCCGGTCCTGATCATGGGCATTGGCACGATTGCTCGCTGGCGCATATTCAAATGTgagttttgctgcagatctgcaggtAATTCATGGCAGGATCTGCatatttataatgtagtgtctaaTGCGGATTTCACCCTTTGCATTGTGGGAGGTAAAATCCACAGTAAAGTTCAATATATAGGACATATTCCAGATGTAAAGAATCTTCCACTGAGCGTGAATGGAGTTTTATAGTCCACATTCACTTGCATTGTACTGTAATTTTTTGCCGAACCTGCACTGAAACCTCACAACAAGTCTGCAGCATCTAAACATGCCCTCTACTCcagggtttcacaaccagtgtgcctccagctgttgcaaaactacaacttccagcatgcccagacagccaaaggctgtccgggcatgctggaagttgtagttttgcaacagctggaggcacaatggttgggaaacaaagCTCTAGTCTAACAAGCCACTGAACTATTACTATCACTATGCAGTAATAATGGCTTTGTTCACACTAGCG
This genomic window contains:
- the RAB22A gene encoding ras-related protein Rab-22A, producing MALRELKVCLLGDTGVGKSSIVWRFVEDSFDPNINPTIGASFMTKTVQYQNELHKFLIWDTAGQERFRALAPMYYRGSAAAIIVYDITKEETLATLKNWVKELRQHGPPNIVVAIAGNKCDLNDVREVLEKDAKDYADSINAVFVETSAKNAININELFLEISRRIPSSNTCATAGRGFKLRRQSSETDHRCC